In the genome of Hydractinia symbiolongicarpus strain clone_291-10 chromosome 5, HSymV2.1, whole genome shotgun sequence, one region contains:
- the LOC130644345 gene encoding fibroblast growth factor receptor 4-like isoform X1: protein MPFEKHMLTTWLFYVKTFLGLFSILQASTILKEVKVGQRIILGCKFSREVLWLKDGQVIDKTNKHYTFKHGGVVLKIKNTTQMDSGLYTCQDVKNRTATLRTYNVTIPKVKLSFISMDEMIQEKENVVKKGDSYIFICHATGEKPIEYQWYKDGKLLRDFSQSSMTLQQIKNGDSGRYTCQARNKYNIIAFNYTLKVKDLEFSFVAMERMKLDATTLIAAGSTHTFQCLAVGEGAITYEWFKNSKKLHTYNEPKFTLHSVKSDDNGRYRCEVKNKGKVLKFSFILTVREDVRSRPHLMKDPFKNQTRYVGENTTIECLDIISLSVSHFNWFKWAHSVNKTVIQKVIDSQSQQFLSKFGKFLHRNQSNPISIENVGKSGIYGVELMLVNLTVNDSGYYTCLVSNHIGIDSANMYLNVLQREQQTLIASSRKVGTKSKTMLIVIGVLSAAVIIACVVLAALFFKWRSKKQAGKAGSIALTDVKKLNIDPDNSSQKFRGFSSGGSAVPLLHDGRIYSISDAKLIFGDLNDVFEIPFDPEWEIDRDCLHISETLGEGAFGVVVKAQAVGLKKCEEHQTTVAIKMLKADATEHELLDLLSEMETMKTIGRHQNIINFIGCCTQSDPIYAVVEYAPYGNLRQYLRSKRPPPSDSDERPKPLLVTKDMVSFALQIAKGMEYLASRKCIHRDLAARNVLVGENYVIKIADFGLARSTNDIDYYRKTTDGRLPVKWLAIEALFDRIYTTQSDVWAFGVLLWEIFTLGGSPYPGIPVERLFDLLKSGFRMDKPQVCPAEVYEIMVKCWYENPSNRPSFTDLLHELESLLEELSSQDYMHVLAPSMSSLTSTEGDSSGCFNSEENNPFTATANDILGKC from the exons ccTCAACAATATTGAAGGAAGTTAAAGTCGGTCAGCGAATAATTTTAGGCTGTAAATTTTCAAGGGAAGTTTTGTGGCTTAAAGATGGCCAAGTTATTGACAAGACCAACAAACATTATACTTTTAAACATGGTGGAGttgttttgaaaattaagaatacCACTCAAATGGATAGTGGGCTGTATACTTGCCAAGATGTGAAAAATCGTACAGCTACATTAAGAACATACAATGTTACTATACCTAAAG TAAAATTGAGCTTTATTTCAATGGATGAAATGATACAAGAGAAAGAAAATGTTGTCAAGAAAGGAGATTCGTATATATTCATATGTCATGCCACTGGAGAGAAACCAATTGAGTATCAATGGTATAAAGATGGCAAACTATTGAGGGATTTTAGTCAGTCCTCAATGACATTACAGCAAATTAAAAATGGTGACAGTGGACGATATACTTGTCAAGCTAGGAATAAATATAACATTATTGCATTCAATTATACGTTAAAAGTTAAAG ATTTGGAATTTAGTTTTGTTGCAATGGAAAGGATGAAACTTGATGCTACTACTCTTATTGCAGCAGGCAGCACACATACATTTCAGTGTCTTGCAGTTGGAGAGGGAGCAATAACATATGAATGgtttaaaaacagtaaaaagctCCACACTTATAATGAACCAAAATTCACGTTACATTCTGTTAAATCAGATGACAATGGAAGATACAGATGTGAAGTTAAAAATAAAGGCAAAGTGCTAAAATTCTCTTTTATACTAACAGTTCGCG AAGACGTTCGTTCCAGACCTCATCTTATGAAGGACCCATTTAAGAATCAAACAAGATATGTTGGAGAAAATACAACGATAGAGTGTCTGGATATTATAAGTTTATCAGTTTCTCACTTTAATTGGTTTAAATGGGCACACTCGGTGAACAAAACTGTGATCCAAAAAGTAATTGATTCGCAATCACAACAATTTCTTTCTAAATTTGGAAAGTTCTTACACCGAAATCAGTCAAATCCAATATCCATAGAGAATGTGGGGAAAAGCGGCATTTATGGTGTAGAATTGATGCTAGTAAACTTAACAGTAAATGATTCGGGTTATTACACATGCTTAGTCAGCAACCACATTGGAATTGACAGTGCTAACATGTATCTGAATGTACTGCAAAGAG AGCAACAGACACTGATAGCATCAAGCAGGAAAGTAGGCACTAAAAGCAAAACAATGTTGATAGTAATTGGTGTGTTGAGTGCTGCTGTTATCATTGCATGTGTTGTGCTCGCAGCACTGTTTTTTAAGTGGCGGTCTAAGAAACAAGCTGGGAAAGCTGGTAGCATAGCACTCACAGATGTCAAAAAGCTTAATATTGATCCAGACAATTCTTCACAAAAATTTCGAGGTTTTTCTAGTGGAGGTTCGGCTGTTCCCTTGCTTCATGATGGAAGAATTTATAGTATTTCAGATGCCAAACTGATATTTGGTGACCTTAATG ATGTATTTGAAATCCCCTTTGATCCAGAATGGGAGATTGATCGTGACTGTCTGCATATTTCTGAAACACTTGGTGAGGGAGCTTTTGGAGTTGTAGTGAAAGCGCAGGCAGTTGGGttaaaaaaatgtgaagaaCATCAAACAACTGTTGCTATAAAAATGTTGAAAG ctgATGCTACTGAACACGAACTTTTGGATCTGCTGTCAGAAATGGAAACAATGAAAACTATAGGAAGGCATCAAAATATCATCAATTTTATCGGGTGTTGTACTCAAAGTG ATCCTATTTACGCGGTGGTTGAGTATGCACCCTATGGAAACCTCCGCCAATATCTTCGTTCTAAACGCCCTCCGCCATCTGATTCTGATGAACGGCCAAAACCTTTACTTGTGACCAAAGACATGGTGTCTTTTGCGTTACAGATTGCAAAAGGGATGGAATATCTCGCTTCTAGGAAG tgcATCCATCGCGATCTTGCAGCTCGTAATGTTTTGGTTGGCGAAAATTACGTCATCAAGATTGCAGATTTTGGTCTAGCAAGAAGTACAAACGATATTGATTATTACAGAAAAACTACAGAT GGACGGCTTCCAGTTAAATGGCTTGCTATCGAAGCTCTGTTTGATCGCATCTACACAACGCAGAGCGATGTTTGGGCGTTTGGAGTGTTATTATGGGAGATATTTACGCTGGGTGGATCTCCCTATCCTGGTATTCCTGTCGAGAGATTGTTTGACCTGCTCAAATCTGGTTTTCGTATGGATAAACCACAAGTCTGTCCTGCTGAAGT ATATGAAATCATGGTTAAATGTTGGTATGAGAATCCAAGTAATCGACCAAGTTTTACGGATCTTCTGCACGAACTTGAATCACTTCTAGAAGAACTTTCGAGTCAG GACTATATGCATGTTCTTGCACCTTCAATGTCGTCTTTAACTTCTACAGAAGGCGACAGTAGTGGCTGTTTCAACAGCGAAGAAAATAACCCCTTCACCGCAACTGCTAATGATATTTTAGGAAAATGCTGA
- the LOC130644348 gene encoding uncharacterized protein LOC130644348: MGSPPRKKLKDGAVPTLFNFTKQPEKRKRTEKRIEDRQKRQLIDSMLETEASDTTQPENKQEMGTQFQVAQIKVKIPKPKKKKDKCCNTDFSFSPDVEVSMSVIEEFSEYEEEAISNNEKSQDESFNLENLSDSENDNDSDVDIPDLNGTCFIVFWSCLLPLLRFCFTCFKPAEVNKIAVKGTQLIVHLLCSDHHAHQWSSQPLVSKRPWGNAFLSHFNFR, translated from the exons ATGGGTTCTCCACCGCGGAAGAAATTAAAAGATGGTGCTGTTCCGACCTTgtttaattttacaaaacagCCTGAGAAACgtaaaagaacagaaaaaagaaTCGAAGACCGTCAGAAACGACAG CTAATTGATTCTATGCTGGAAACAGAAGCAAGTGATACTACACAAcctgaaaataaacaagaaatggGAACCCAGTTCCAAGTTGCTCAAATAAAAGTGAAGAttccaaaaccaaaaaaaaagaagGACAAATGTTGTAATACCGATTTTTCTTTCTCGCCCGATGTAGAAGTATCGATGTCTGTCATAGAAGAATTTTCAGAATACGAGGAAGAAGCAATTAGTAATAATGAGAAAAGTCAAGACGAATCGTTCAATTTGGAAAATCTGTCAGATAGTGAGAATGATAACGACTCCGATGTGGACATCCCCGACCTAAACGGCACGTGTTTTATCGTTTTTTGGTCTTGTCTTCTACCTCTGCTACGATTTTGTTTCACCTGTTTTAAGCCAGCTGAAGTGAATAAAATTGCAGTTAAAGGGACTCAACTAATCGTACATTTGTTGTGCAGTGACCATCATGCTCACCAATGGTCATCGCAACCACTGGTGAGTAAGCGACCGTGGGGAAATGCTTTCCTCAGCCATTTTAATTTCCGGTAA
- the LOC130644345 gene encoding fibroblast growth factor receptor 4-like isoform X2, with product MPFEKHMLTTWLFYVKTFLGLFSILQASTILKEVKVGQRIILGCKFSREVLWLKDGQVIDKTNKHYTFKHGGVVLKIKNTTQMDSGLYTCQDVKNRTATLRTYNVTIPKVKLSFISMDEMIQEKENVVKKGDSYIFICHATGEKPIEYQWYKDGKLLRDFSQSSMTLQQIKNGDSGRYTCQARNKYNIIAFNYTLKVKDLEFSFVAMERMKLDATTLIAAGSTHTFQCLAVGEGAITYEWFKNSKKLHTYNEPKFTLHSVKSDDNGRYRCEVKNKGKVLKFSFILTVRDVRSRPHLMKDPFKNQTRYVGENTTIECLDIISLSVSHFNWFKWAHSVNKTVIQKVIDSQSQQFLSKFGKFLHRNQSNPISIENVGKSGIYGVELMLVNLTVNDSGYYTCLVSNHIGIDSANMYLNVLQREQQTLIASSRKVGTKSKTMLIVIGVLSAAVIIACVVLAALFFKWRSKKQAGKAGSIALTDVKKLNIDPDNSSQKFRGFSSGGSAVPLLHDGRIYSISDAKLIFGDLNDVFEIPFDPEWEIDRDCLHISETLGEGAFGVVVKAQAVGLKKCEEHQTTVAIKMLKADATEHELLDLLSEMETMKTIGRHQNIINFIGCCTQSDPIYAVVEYAPYGNLRQYLRSKRPPPSDSDERPKPLLVTKDMVSFALQIAKGMEYLASRKCIHRDLAARNVLVGENYVIKIADFGLARSTNDIDYYRKTTDGRLPVKWLAIEALFDRIYTTQSDVWAFGVLLWEIFTLGGSPYPGIPVERLFDLLKSGFRMDKPQVCPAEVYEIMVKCWYENPSNRPSFTDLLHELESLLEELSSQDYMHVLAPSMSSLTSTEGDSSGCFNSEENNPFTATANDILGKC from the exons ccTCAACAATATTGAAGGAAGTTAAAGTCGGTCAGCGAATAATTTTAGGCTGTAAATTTTCAAGGGAAGTTTTGTGGCTTAAAGATGGCCAAGTTATTGACAAGACCAACAAACATTATACTTTTAAACATGGTGGAGttgttttgaaaattaagaatacCACTCAAATGGATAGTGGGCTGTATACTTGCCAAGATGTGAAAAATCGTACAGCTACATTAAGAACATACAATGTTACTATACCTAAAG TAAAATTGAGCTTTATTTCAATGGATGAAATGATACAAGAGAAAGAAAATGTTGTCAAGAAAGGAGATTCGTATATATTCATATGTCATGCCACTGGAGAGAAACCAATTGAGTATCAATGGTATAAAGATGGCAAACTATTGAGGGATTTTAGTCAGTCCTCAATGACATTACAGCAAATTAAAAATGGTGACAGTGGACGATATACTTGTCAAGCTAGGAATAAATATAACATTATTGCATTCAATTATACGTTAAAAGTTAAAG ATTTGGAATTTAGTTTTGTTGCAATGGAAAGGATGAAACTTGATGCTACTACTCTTATTGCAGCAGGCAGCACACATACATTTCAGTGTCTTGCAGTTGGAGAGGGAGCAATAACATATGAATGgtttaaaaacagtaaaaagctCCACACTTATAATGAACCAAAATTCACGTTACATTCTGTTAAATCAGATGACAATGGAAGATACAGATGTGAAGTTAAAAATAAAGGCAAAGTGCTAAAATTCTCTTTTATACTAACAGTTCGCG ACGTTCGTTCCAGACCTCATCTTATGAAGGACCCATTTAAGAATCAAACAAGATATGTTGGAGAAAATACAACGATAGAGTGTCTGGATATTATAAGTTTATCAGTTTCTCACTTTAATTGGTTTAAATGGGCACACTCGGTGAACAAAACTGTGATCCAAAAAGTAATTGATTCGCAATCACAACAATTTCTTTCTAAATTTGGAAAGTTCTTACACCGAAATCAGTCAAATCCAATATCCATAGAGAATGTGGGGAAAAGCGGCATTTATGGTGTAGAATTGATGCTAGTAAACTTAACAGTAAATGATTCGGGTTATTACACATGCTTAGTCAGCAACCACATTGGAATTGACAGTGCTAACATGTATCTGAATGTACTGCAAAGAG AGCAACAGACACTGATAGCATCAAGCAGGAAAGTAGGCACTAAAAGCAAAACAATGTTGATAGTAATTGGTGTGTTGAGTGCTGCTGTTATCATTGCATGTGTTGTGCTCGCAGCACTGTTTTTTAAGTGGCGGTCTAAGAAACAAGCTGGGAAAGCTGGTAGCATAGCACTCACAGATGTCAAAAAGCTTAATATTGATCCAGACAATTCTTCACAAAAATTTCGAGGTTTTTCTAGTGGAGGTTCGGCTGTTCCCTTGCTTCATGATGGAAGAATTTATAGTATTTCAGATGCCAAACTGATATTTGGTGACCTTAATG ATGTATTTGAAATCCCCTTTGATCCAGAATGGGAGATTGATCGTGACTGTCTGCATATTTCTGAAACACTTGGTGAGGGAGCTTTTGGAGTTGTAGTGAAAGCGCAGGCAGTTGGGttaaaaaaatgtgaagaaCATCAAACAACTGTTGCTATAAAAATGTTGAAAG ctgATGCTACTGAACACGAACTTTTGGATCTGCTGTCAGAAATGGAAACAATGAAAACTATAGGAAGGCATCAAAATATCATCAATTTTATCGGGTGTTGTACTCAAAGTG ATCCTATTTACGCGGTGGTTGAGTATGCACCCTATGGAAACCTCCGCCAATATCTTCGTTCTAAACGCCCTCCGCCATCTGATTCTGATGAACGGCCAAAACCTTTACTTGTGACCAAAGACATGGTGTCTTTTGCGTTACAGATTGCAAAAGGGATGGAATATCTCGCTTCTAGGAAG tgcATCCATCGCGATCTTGCAGCTCGTAATGTTTTGGTTGGCGAAAATTACGTCATCAAGATTGCAGATTTTGGTCTAGCAAGAAGTACAAACGATATTGATTATTACAGAAAAACTACAGAT GGACGGCTTCCAGTTAAATGGCTTGCTATCGAAGCTCTGTTTGATCGCATCTACACAACGCAGAGCGATGTTTGGGCGTTTGGAGTGTTATTATGGGAGATATTTACGCTGGGTGGATCTCCCTATCCTGGTATTCCTGTCGAGAGATTGTTTGACCTGCTCAAATCTGGTTTTCGTATGGATAAACCACAAGTCTGTCCTGCTGAAGT ATATGAAATCATGGTTAAATGTTGGTATGAGAATCCAAGTAATCGACCAAGTTTTACGGATCTTCTGCACGAACTTGAATCACTTCTAGAAGAACTTTCGAGTCAG GACTATATGCATGTTCTTGCACCTTCAATGTCGTCTTTAACTTCTACAGAAGGCGACAGTAGTGGCTGTTTCAACAGCGAAGAAAATAACCCCTTCACCGCAACTGCTAATGATATTTTAGGAAAATGCTGA